One genomic region from Nocardia vinacea encodes:
- a CDS encoding thiamine pyrophosphate-binding protein has translation MTTRPDVLSFSAGKPYARHTTVRDATFAVLRRLGITTIFGNPGSTEIPLLTDLPESFRYILALHEGSVVGIATGYAMGRGEPALVNLHTAAGLGNAINAIANARDCRVPLVIVVGQQDRRQLAFEPFLTGRGLERMAEDYLVWANFPARAQDLPGAIARAYHEARSGQGPALVVAPMGDWDEHADGLAAGAPEVVVRPTAIGAKEMAPLLELIASSSAPAIVVGAGTADPETWEALIELVERVECPVWQEPLFSRAGFPHDHRLFAGHLPWKRRSMREALAGHDLVLAVGTSALRTYLFDEQAALLEPGTVVAVLTDDPAEAHRSPCQLAVVAPIAQACGALSRSLLTRAARSVPPRVPTVMSDASSPVDALRVGQVFAELASRLPDDVVLVEESPSSRPELLAHLPARTPLGFVANGGGGLGFGLTGAIGLRFALHDRPVVAVLGDGSAMYTIQALWTAAHYDIGVLLIVMANGRYAVMDELARTRGGVGCWPAFEAVDVACVAEGLGCVSLSVRTHDELVRVLNEVAPTLRGRQQPLLLQVEVE, from the coding sequence ATGACGACTAGGCCCGATGTTCTTTCTTTCTCGGCGGGAAAGCCATACGCACGGCATACGACGGTCCGGGATGCGACTTTCGCGGTGTTGCGGCGGCTTGGCATCACGACGATCTTCGGCAACCCGGGGTCGACCGAGATACCGTTGTTAACCGACTTGCCAGAGAGTTTTCGCTACATACTTGCCCTGCATGAGGGATCGGTGGTGGGGATCGCAACCGGCTACGCTATGGGCAGGGGAGAGCCGGCGCTGGTTAATCTGCATACCGCGGCCGGTCTGGGTAATGCGATCAACGCAATCGCCAATGCCAGGGACTGTCGAGTGCCACTGGTGATAGTGGTCGGTCAGCAGGATCGTCGCCAGCTTGCGTTCGAGCCGTTCCTCACCGGGCGCGGGTTGGAGCGAATGGCCGAGGACTATCTTGTCTGGGCGAATTTCCCGGCGCGAGCCCAAGATCTGCCGGGTGCCATCGCGCGCGCCTACCACGAGGCCCGAAGCGGGCAGGGTCCCGCATTGGTCGTGGCTCCGATGGGAGATTGGGACGAGCATGCCGATGGCCTGGCCGCCGGCGCACCCGAGGTCGTGGTTCGCCCAACGGCGATTGGTGCCAAAGAGATGGCCCCGCTGCTGGAGTTGATTGCTTCATCATCGGCTCCCGCGATCGTAGTAGGAGCGGGCACCGCTGACCCGGAGACATGGGAGGCGCTGATCGAGTTAGTTGAGCGGGTGGAATGCCCGGTGTGGCAAGAGCCGTTGTTCAGCCGCGCTGGCTTCCCACACGACCACAGGCTGTTCGCCGGGCATCTGCCGTGGAAGCGGCGTTCGATGCGGGAGGCGTTGGCTGGACATGATCTGGTGCTTGCGGTAGGCACAAGCGCACTGCGCACTTACCTGTTCGATGAGCAAGCAGCGTTGCTGGAGCCGGGCACGGTGGTCGCCGTGCTTACGGATGACCCGGCTGAGGCGCATCGCAGCCCATGTCAGTTAGCCGTGGTGGCTCCGATCGCGCAAGCCTGCGGCGCACTATCCCGAAGCCTGCTTACCCGCGCCGCGAGGTCCGTTCCGCCCCGCGTTCCTACTGTTATGTCCGACGCAAGCAGTCCCGTCGACGCGTTGCGCGTAGGCCAGGTGTTCGCCGAGCTGGCCTCACGTCTGCCGGATGATGTGGTGCTGGTGGAGGAGTCCCCATCAAGCCGGCCGGAGCTGCTCGCGCACCTGCCTGCCCGCACGCCTCTAGGGTTTGTCGCTAACGGCGGCGGCGGACTTGGATTCGGTTTGACCGGTGCGATCGGACTGCGGTTCGCGTTGCACGATCGGCCGGTTGTGGCTGTACTGGGAGATGGCTCAGCGATGTATACGATCCAGGCACTGTGGACTGCAGCCCACTACGACATCGGGGTGCTGCTGATCGTGATGGCCAACGGCCGTTATGCAGTGATGGACGAACTGGCGCGCACTCGTGGCGGCGTCGGCTGCTGGCCGGCATTCGAGGCGGTCGATGTCGCTTGTGTCGCTGAGGGACTCGGCTGCGTGTCGCTGTCCGTTCGAACCCACGACGAGCTGGTCCGCGTGCTGAACGAGGTCGCACCGACCCTCCGTGGACGTCAACAGCCACTACTTCTGCAAGTCGAGGTCGAGTAG
- a CDS encoding sensor histidine kinase — MRRFVADASHELRTPLTTLRGYSALYWSDGPVDTDGVQDAMRRINDEARRMAGIVEALLDLNDLDEHGIADRELVDVVPLVAAVVDDLHVIRPERCIRVEMPSSICAAAVSDRVVQAVLSLATNALRHTPSDATITIRVIGIGDSVRISVDDTGPGIARPSIFRTCSTGSIEPTVAVRAVGAAMVWAIMHAHNGSLASTPGRVAVAASGSSSLEVTTGIGGVAHRGRSTRTRPD; from the coding sequence ATGCGGCGATTCGTCGCCGACGCATCCCACGAACTACGCACGCCACTGACAACCCTGCGTGGATACTCGGCCCTGTACTGGTCCGACGGGCCCGTCGATACGGACGGGGTTCAAGACGCGATGCGCCGAATCAACGACGAGGCCCGTCGAATGGCGGGCATCGTGGAGGCATTGCTGGACCTGAACGATCTGGACGAGCACGGCATTGCAGATCGTGAGCTGGTCGACGTCGTGCCCCTGGTCGCTGCCGTCGTCGACGATCTGCATGTCATCCGGCCCGAGCGTTGCATTCGTGTCGAAATGCCATCATCCATTTGCGCCGCAGCGGTTTCGGATCGGGTGGTCCAAGCGGTGCTGTCGTTGGCTACGAACGCGCTGCGGCACACTCCCAGCGATGCCACGATAACCATCCGCGTTATCGGAATCGGCGATTCGGTTCGGATCTCGGTCGATGACACCGGGCCGGGCATCGCGCGCCCGAGCATCTTCCGCACCTGTTCGACAGGTTCTATCGAGCCGACAGTGGCCGTGCGCGCAGTCGGGGCGGCAATGGTCTGGGCGATCATGCACGCGCACAACGGCTCTTTGGCGTCGACGCCCGGTCGGGTCGCGGTAGCAGCTTCTGGATCGAGTTCCCTCGAAGTAACCACGGGAATCGGTGGTGTCGCTCATCGTGGTCGTTCGACGCGCACCAGACCTGACTGA
- a CDS encoding transposase, which produces MVWADGAYSGKLVDWARQQLALTLEIVKRSDDTTGFVVLPRRWVVERTLAWITRRRRCVRDYERLPEHHEAMVTWSMIILMSRRLARTRK; this is translated from the coding sequence TTGGTCTGGGCCGATGGCGCCTACTCCGGCAAACTCGTCGACTGGGCCCGCCAGCAACTCGCCCTCACCCTCGAGATCGTCAAACGCAGCGACGACACCACGGGATTCGTTGTCCTACCACGACGTTGGGTCGTCGAACGCACCCTGGCCTGGATCACCAGACGCCGACGATGCGTCCGCGACTACGAACGTCTCCCCGAACACCACGAAGCCATGGTCACCTGGTCCATGATCATCCTCATGTCCCGGCGACTGGCTCGCACCCGAAAATGA
- a CDS encoding benzaldehyde dehydrogenase → MTRNVDIMTLLDPSTWEGRIFSGEWFVGSGEHYQATEPATGKSLGLVGSATADDVKAAVEQATQAQQDWAALPYIERACVLRRAGELFEKHHKEIEDWIIRESGAIRAFATHQTRSDGTGECYEAAALSAAPYGQLLRSQQHRLSFSRRLPVGVVGVISPFNAPVTLAIRAVAPALALGNAVVLKPDLRTAICGGVLLARIFQEAGLPPGLLHMLPGGPKVGAAIVDHPQVPVIAFTGSSATGRAIATSAAQSFKRVHLELGGNSALIVLDDADLEKAVSAGAFGSFHHAGQICMASSRHLVHSSIVHDYVARLAEHARALPVGDPARENVAIGPVIDAGQRDRIHQMVTDSLDAGAHLAAGGTYDGLFYRPTVLADVPLTARAYGEEIFGPVAPVVSFDDLDQAASLASDTGYGLSLGILSRDVARAMTLAERIPSGLVHINDQTVNDEPTIPFGGVGASGNGSRLGGQSANLEAFTESQWVTVRGEMPQYRF, encoded by the coding sequence ATGACTAGAAACGTGGACATTATGACTCTTTTGGACCCTTCTACCTGGGAAGGCCGGATATTCTCGGGCGAGTGGTTCGTCGGCTCAGGCGAGCACTACCAGGCAACCGAGCCGGCCACAGGGAAGTCGCTCGGTCTGGTCGGCTCAGCCACAGCAGATGACGTGAAGGCAGCCGTCGAACAAGCGACGCAGGCGCAACAGGATTGGGCGGCGCTTCCGTACATCGAGCGCGCTTGCGTGCTGCGGCGGGCCGGAGAGCTGTTCGAGAAGCACCACAAGGAGATCGAAGACTGGATCATTCGAGAGTCTGGGGCGATCCGGGCCTTCGCCACACACCAAACCCGCAGCGATGGCACCGGGGAATGCTACGAAGCGGCGGCACTCTCTGCCGCGCCCTATGGACAGCTACTCCGCTCCCAGCAGCACCGACTGTCCTTCTCACGACGACTACCGGTGGGAGTCGTCGGCGTCATTTCGCCGTTCAACGCACCGGTTACGCTCGCTATCCGTGCTGTCGCCCCTGCACTGGCGTTGGGCAACGCGGTAGTGCTCAAACCTGACCTCCGCACGGCGATTTGTGGTGGCGTTCTGTTGGCCCGCATCTTCCAGGAAGCTGGGCTTCCGCCGGGCCTGCTGCACATGCTGCCAGGCGGTCCAAAGGTGGGCGCTGCTATCGTGGACCACCCGCAGGTACCGGTTATCGCGTTTACTGGCTCGTCAGCGACAGGACGCGCGATCGCCACTTCCGCGGCGCAGAGCTTCAAGCGAGTTCATCTGGAGCTTGGTGGCAACTCCGCGTTGATCGTTTTGGACGATGCGGATCTGGAGAAAGCTGTATCAGCCGGAGCCTTCGGGTCTTTCCATCACGCGGGCCAGATCTGTATGGCTAGTAGCCGACACCTCGTGCACAGTTCGATCGTCCACGACTATGTCGCTCGGCTGGCGGAACATGCCCGAGCGCTGCCCGTCGGAGACCCCGCCCGCGAGAACGTAGCCATCGGCCCGGTTATCGACGCAGGGCAGCGCGATCGCATCCACCAGATGGTCACGGACAGCCTCGACGCGGGTGCTCACCTGGCTGCAGGCGGCACCTACGACGGACTGTTCTACCGTCCCACGGTGCTGGCGGATGTGCCACTCACCGCGCGCGCCTATGGAGAGGAGATCTTCGGCCCGGTCGCCCCGGTGGTGTCTTTCGACGACCTCGACCAGGCCGCATCTTTGGCTTCCGACACCGGGTACGGGCTATCGTTGGGGATCCTGTCCCGCGATGTAGCCAGGGCCATGACCTTGGCCGAGCGCATTCCCAGCGGACTTGTCCACATCAACGACCAGACCGTAAATGACGAGCCCACGATCCCGTTCGGTGGTGTCGGTGCTTCCGGCAACGGTTCCCGCCTTGGCGGCCAGTCAGCCAACCTCGAAGCCTTCACCGAGTCGCAGTGGGTCACCGTTCGAGGCGAGATGCCGCAGTACCGCTTCTGA
- the dpgC gene encoding (3,5-dihydroxyphenyl)acetyl-CoA 1,2-dioxygenase DpgC: MTIGKIGRSDIERHIMAPFMFTGEFDADTAAVGTLTRDADALLGQLPRKALRTPEEQYTAEAVHRSARLARSGFLALHAAKVYQHLTEGNRISLRLSELVAKAAEEFPGLVPDEEQMRDEQTKAQRDKEGREIDQAIFFRSVLTSPLAGPHLMDAMMRPTDRALALVPEFRRIGKVDLGAVQLERAGAVAHLTIRNLHCLNAEDTPSVADMEAAVDLALLDDQVRVCVLRGDVMMHPKYHGRRVFSAGINLRDLNAGRISFVDFLLGREIGYINKIFRGVLFDSTANWPDRTVQKPWLAAIDRFAIGGGMQLALATDYVIAASDAYFSLPAAKEGIIPGLGGLRLGRLLGARLSRQVILSGRRIHARDPEAKLLCDDVVEPEAMDAAVLAAAERLSEPAVLANRRMLNLADEPALHFLSYLGEFALAQALRIYSSDVLDKVGGIDA; encoded by the coding sequence ATGACCATTGGGAAGATCGGTCGATCCGACATCGAGCGGCATATCATGGCCCCTTTCATGTTCACAGGGGAATTCGACGCCGACACTGCTGCCGTCGGCACGCTCACCAGGGATGCCGATGCGCTGCTCGGACAGCTGCCGCGTAAGGCCCTTCGAACGCCGGAGGAACAATACACGGCCGAAGCCGTGCACCGGTCTGCCCGACTGGCTCGATCGGGCTTCCTCGCGCTGCACGCCGCAAAGGTTTATCAGCACCTGACCGAGGGAAACCGCATCTCGCTCCGATTGTCCGAGCTGGTGGCCAAGGCCGCCGAGGAGTTCCCCGGCCTCGTCCCCGACGAAGAACAGATGCGCGACGAGCAGACCAAGGCTCAACGCGACAAGGAGGGCCGGGAGATCGATCAGGCGATCTTCTTCCGCTCGGTCCTTACTTCACCTTTGGCGGGGCCGCACCTGATGGATGCCATGATGCGCCCGACCGACCGCGCACTAGCGCTAGTGCCAGAGTTCCGGCGCATCGGAAAGGTGGACCTGGGCGCGGTCCAGCTGGAACGCGCGGGTGCCGTCGCGCATCTGACGATACGCAATCTCCATTGTCTCAACGCCGAGGACACGCCGTCCGTTGCGGACATGGAGGCCGCTGTCGACCTCGCGCTCCTGGACGACCAGGTCCGGGTCTGTGTGCTGCGCGGCGATGTGATGATGCACCCGAAGTACCACGGCAGACGTGTCTTCAGCGCCGGTATCAACCTTCGCGATTTGAACGCGGGGCGCATCTCGTTCGTGGATTTCCTGCTCGGCCGCGAAATCGGCTACATCAACAAGATCTTCCGCGGCGTCCTGTTCGATAGCACAGCGAATTGGCCGGATCGAACGGTGCAAAAGCCCTGGCTGGCGGCCATAGACAGATTTGCTATCGGCGGCGGAATGCAGCTGGCGCTCGCTACGGATTATGTCATCGCCGCCTCCGACGCCTACTTCAGCCTGCCTGCGGCGAAGGAGGGGATCATCCCCGGCCTGGGCGGTTTACGCCTCGGCAGGCTGCTAGGGGCTCGGCTCTCGCGCCAGGTCATTCTGTCCGGAAGGCGGATCCATGCGCGCGACCCCGAAGCGAAACTGCTCTGTGATGACGTCGTGGAACCCGAGGCAATGGACGCCGCCGTGCTCGCAGCGGCCGAGCGTTTGTCTGAGCCAGCAGTGCTCGCCAACCGCAGGATGCTCAACCTCGCCGACGAACCGGCCTTGCATTTCCTCAGCTACCTGGGCGAGTTCGCACTGGCCCAGGCACTGCGCATCTATAGCTCGGACGTCCTCGACAAGGTTGGCGGTATCGACGCGTGA
- a CDS encoding acyl carrier protein, translating into MSNETQTNDATAIARQLTAWVVELTPGCDLSEIDDNTPLKQFAGFDSIAIVQLLARAEEEFHVELAELDQAIESASSIGALTETIVMLGGRPS; encoded by the coding sequence GTGAGCAACGAGACACAAACGAACGACGCAACCGCGATAGCGCGTCAATTGACCGCATGGGTCGTGGAACTGACCCCCGGATGCGACCTATCCGAGATCGACGACAACACCCCCCTCAAGCAATTCGCCGGATTCGACTCGATCGCCATTGTCCAGCTGCTCGCACGGGCTGAGGAGGAGTTCCACGTCGAACTGGCTGAGCTGGACCAAGCGATCGAAAGCGCAAGCTCGATCGGAGCCCTGACCGAGACCATCGTCATGCTGGGCGGCAGGCCTAGTTGA
- the dpgB gene encoding enoyl-CoA-hydratase DpgB produces the protein MPVEESASPLNHVVDRCLTIDCTAPLSIALVDRLNAFCSSAEGTGAPLVCLIRLTGADTATAGQWPAPVEIHLVNKWELALRRLERLDAVTVALVEANCGGPAFDVVLAVDYRVATADARLYPPSLAGDVWPGMGLYRLANQFGVAAARRLLLFAEEMTSAVAERIGLIDETGDPVSILEARIPILRTRAGSELAIRRRLLLDATSVSFEDALGSHLAACSRALTRGSDNLGVLFPPSAGEPARRR, from the coding sequence ATGCCCGTAGAAGAATCGGCCTCCCCTTTGAATCACGTCGTCGATCGGTGCCTCACAATCGATTGCACGGCCCCACTGTCTATCGCGCTCGTGGATCGGCTGAACGCGTTCTGCTCGTCGGCTGAGGGGACGGGCGCACCGCTCGTGTGCCTGATTCGCCTCACGGGAGCTGACACAGCGACCGCCGGTCAGTGGCCTGCCCCGGTTGAGATCCACCTGGTGAACAAGTGGGAGCTCGCATTGCGCCGCCTTGAGCGGCTCGATGCGGTGACTGTGGCCTTGGTCGAGGCGAACTGTGGGGGCCCGGCGTTCGATGTCGTGCTCGCCGTTGATTATCGGGTCGCCACTGCCGATGCCCGGCTGTACCCTCCTTCGCTCGCCGGCGACGTCTGGCCAGGCATGGGGCTCTACCGGTTGGCCAATCAGTTCGGAGTGGCGGCTGCTCGCAGGCTCCTGCTGTTCGCCGAGGAAATGACTTCTGCGGTCGCGGAGCGTATTGGTTTGATCGACGAGACGGGCGATCCGGTCAGCATCCTCGAGGCGCGGATACCGATCCTGCGTACACGGGCCGGTTCCGAGCTGGCCATCCGGCGGCGGCTGTTGCTCGATGCAACGTCCGTCAGTTTCGAGGACGCCCTCGGATCCCATCTGGCGGCTTGCTCCAGGGCATTGACACGTGGATCTGACAACTTGGGTGTGCTTTTTCCCCCATCAGCTGGCGAACCCGCCCGTCGTAGGTAG
- the dpgD gene encoding enoyl-CoA-hydratase DpgD translates to MKIEPRVRYEKRDHVAYMTLNRPNALNAMDLAMHKELAEIWDDFEADDNLWLGVLTGAGERAFSVGQDLKELDRRNRSEEEPSTFGSRGRPGWPRLTERFTLAKPLLARVNGYALGGGFELVLACDIVIAADNAVFGLPEARLGLVPGAGGVFRLTRQIPMRQALGYLLTGRQVTAAQAWGAGLVNEVVPADQLDVCVDGWVRDILSCAPLAVRAIKEAAFASAHLSLEEAFAHEYVWEERRRRSRDAKEGPAAFAEKRPPRWQGV, encoded by the coding sequence GTGAAAATAGAACCGCGCGTCCGGTATGAAAAACGGGATCACGTCGCGTACATGACGCTTAATCGACCGAATGCGCTCAATGCGATGGATCTCGCGATGCACAAGGAACTAGCCGAGATCTGGGACGACTTCGAGGCCGACGACAACCTATGGCTTGGTGTGCTCACCGGAGCAGGCGAGCGCGCCTTCTCAGTTGGTCAGGACCTCAAGGAACTCGACCGCCGCAATAGATCGGAAGAGGAGCCAAGCACATTCGGCAGCCGAGGCAGGCCGGGGTGGCCTCGACTGACCGAACGGTTCACGCTGGCCAAACCGCTGCTGGCTCGGGTGAACGGCTACGCACTCGGCGGGGGCTTCGAACTCGTCCTCGCCTGTGACATAGTCATCGCCGCCGACAACGCGGTGTTCGGGTTGCCCGAAGCGCGCCTCGGACTGGTGCCCGGGGCCGGTGGCGTATTCCGGTTGACACGGCAGATACCAATGCGGCAGGCACTCGGCTATCTACTCACCGGGCGACAGGTGACTGCGGCGCAAGCGTGGGGTGCTGGCCTGGTCAACGAAGTTGTGCCCGCCGATCAACTGGACGTCTGTGTCGACGGCTGGGTGCGGGACATCTTGAGCTGCGCTCCACTGGCGGTCCGCGCGATCAAGGAGGCCGCGTTCGCCTCTGCACACCTTTCGCTGGAAGAGGCGTTCGCCCATGAATACGTCTGGGAGGAACGCCGCCGCCGCAGCCGAGACGCCAAAGAAGGTCCGGCGGCATTCGCCGAGAAGCGCCCGCCCCGATGGCAAGGAGTCTGA
- a CDS encoding IS110 family transposase, whose protein sequence is MLAELTGLNRRVHDLDSTIKQLVTPLAPTLMKITGISHNSAAVLIAEIGDITRFPTSAKLARYTGAAPIPVFSADKQRRRLHRGGNRRLNSVLYTAAIVQKRFNPAAGELLQRHEPTKGPKGARRILQRHLVDVIHRAMLINQATWPHHITRHTTAA, encoded by the coding sequence ATGCTCGCCGAGCTCACCGGACTCAACCGCCGTGTCCATGACCTCGATTCCACCATCAAACAGCTCGTCACCCCACTGGCACCCACACTGATGAAAATCACTGGCATCAGCCATAACTCGGCGGCTGTTCTGATCGCCGAGATCGGCGACATCACCCGGTTCCCCACCTCGGCCAAGCTCGCCCGCTACACCGGCGCTGCACCGATCCCGGTCTTCTCCGCCGACAAACAACGACGCCGCCTCCATCGAGGCGGAAATCGCAGGCTCAACAGCGTTCTCTACACCGCCGCCATCGTCCAGAAACGATTCAATCCCGCCGCCGGTGAACTGCTACAACGCCACGAACCAACCAAAGGCCCCAAAGGCGCCCGGCGAATTCTGCAACGCCACCTCGTCGACGTCATTCACCGCGCCATGCTCATCAACCAAGCCACATGGCCACACCACATCACCCGGCACACCACGGCGGCTTGA
- a CDS encoding DUF418 domain-containing protein, producing the protein MKVLSAPSYHPASRIGTVDMLRGFSLGGIYLVNITQMNVPWGLSAGPLDNTLVFVFVGKFYPLFSFLFGYSITLQIRSANRAGVPAKWRIIRRCTTLALIGIAHAVLLFTGDVLTVYGAAGVVLLLLSAMRARFVLTVAGLMYSVVIALSTILAVLGVSADEGHRTKSEMIGIIRTGGLPLILARWQEFTSHPFAHLQFALLVLPLFLVGLAAGKIRLLEDPVRYLPMLPRAQVIGLGLGAPLTLAAMLIHKPWVVALFMVASPLLTMAYAATLLRLAHSRYALVTIFAPAGRVAATNYIAQSLIGAILFTGYGFALAGRLPEVLLVGTAVVIYAIQLGVSAWYVRRFQHGPIEWVLRLFTYGLAGAKGTSVPTGTGPS; encoded by the coding sequence ATGAAAGTTCTTTCGGCCCCTTCGTATCATCCAGCGTCTCGTATCGGTACGGTGGATATGTTACGAGGCTTCTCCCTCGGCGGAATCTATTTGGTCAATATCACCCAAATGAACGTTCCTTGGGGCCTGAGCGCAGGTCCGCTCGATAATACGCTGGTATTCGTATTCGTCGGAAAATTCTATCCTCTCTTTTCGTTCTTGTTCGGCTATTCGATTACACTGCAGATTCGTTCGGCGAACCGGGCCGGTGTTCCTGCGAAGTGGCGGATCATCCGGCGTTGCACGACGCTGGCGCTCATCGGCATCGCACACGCAGTGCTTCTGTTCACGGGGGACGTTCTCACTGTCTATGGCGCGGCTGGAGTGGTGTTACTGCTACTGAGCGCGATGCGGGCGCGTTTCGTATTGACGGTGGCGGGTCTGATGTATTCGGTGGTGATCGCTCTTTCTACGATCCTCGCTGTCCTCGGTGTATCTGCTGATGAGGGTCACCGTACAAAATCTGAAATGATCGGAATCATCCGCACAGGTGGTCTTCCTCTAATTCTCGCACGCTGGCAGGAGTTCACGTCTCATCCGTTCGCGCATCTTCAGTTCGCACTGCTCGTGTTGCCGCTATTCCTTGTTGGACTGGCGGCTGGCAAGATTCGGCTGCTGGAAGACCCGGTTCGATACCTCCCAATGCTTCCGCGCGCGCAGGTGATCGGTCTCGGACTCGGCGCGCCGTTGACGCTGGCGGCGATGCTGATCCACAAGCCTTGGGTCGTGGCGTTGTTCATGGTTGCTTCACCGTTACTCACCATGGCCTACGCGGCGACCCTGCTGCGCCTGGCACACTCGCGATATGCCCTGGTGACAATCTTCGCCCCAGCGGGCAGGGTTGCCGCGACGAACTACATTGCGCAGTCACTGATTGGTGCAATTCTCTTCACCGGGTATGGATTCGCTTTGGCAGGTCGGTTGCCCGAGGTTCTCCTGGTCGGCACCGCCGTCGTGATCTATGCGATCCAGCTCGGAGTTAGTGCGTGGTATGTCCGTCGATTCCAGCACGGGCCCATCGAGTGGGTTCTGAGATTGTTCACGTACGGCCTCGCCGGTGCGAAAGGCACTAGTGTCCCGACGGGGACAGGTCCTTCCTGA
- the dpgA gene encoding 3,5-dihydroxyphenylacetyl-CoA synthase DpgA, with the protein MIIRRPNIIEPTPESPRIIGVGSAVPENSYSQDEILELFGIEDPRIRSMFHNSAIERRFLTLPPVSSDGRRRTETQGELLAKHRAQCLDMGSRALEECLKQLGASLSDVRYLCCVTSTGLLTPGISALLIREMNLSAACARLDVVGMGCNAGLNGLAAAANWAKAHPGELAILLCVEACSAAYVFDGTMRTSVVNSLFGDGAAAAAVVSGHGDTDAGPALVKFSSLVIPEAIDAMRYDWDDEQGKFSFFLDRDVPYVVGANAETALGQLLEATGLGLRDITHWLVHSGGKKVIDAVSINLGLTGHDVRHTTGVLRDFGNLSSGSFLFSYIRLLEEGTARPGDYSVLMTMGPGSTIEAALARW; encoded by the coding sequence ATGATAATTCGGCGTCCTAACATTATTGAACCAACTCCGGAATCTCCCAGAATTATCGGCGTGGGCTCCGCCGTCCCCGAAAATTCGTATTCACAAGATGAGATACTGGAGCTGTTCGGAATCGAAGATCCGCGAATTCGATCTATGTTTCATAACAGTGCGATCGAGCGACGCTTCCTTACCCTGCCTCCCGTTAGCTCGGACGGTAGACGACGGACGGAGACACAAGGGGAGCTGTTGGCGAAGCATCGTGCCCAGTGCCTCGACATGGGATCTCGGGCACTCGAGGAGTGCCTCAAGCAACTCGGCGCCAGCCTGTCTGATGTCCGATACCTATGCTGCGTGACCTCGACTGGCCTTCTCACCCCTGGGATCAGCGCGCTGCTGATCCGCGAAATGAACCTGAGTGCCGCTTGCGCCCGGTTGGACGTGGTCGGGATGGGATGCAATGCAGGTCTCAACGGTCTCGCGGCAGCTGCGAACTGGGCCAAGGCTCATCCCGGCGAACTGGCCATTCTGCTGTGTGTGGAGGCCTGTTCCGCCGCCTACGTGTTCGACGGCACGATGCGCACGTCGGTCGTTAACAGTCTCTTTGGGGACGGCGCTGCGGCCGCGGCAGTGGTGTCCGGACATGGCGACACCGACGCAGGCCCCGCGCTCGTCAAGTTCTCGAGCCTGGTGATTCCGGAGGCGATTGATGCGATGCGTTACGACTGGGACGACGAGCAGGGCAAATTCAGTTTTTTCCTCGATCGTGATGTGCCCTACGTAGTCGGAGCGAATGCCGAGACCGCGTTGGGGCAGCTTCTTGAGGCCACCGGGCTCGGCCTCCGTGACATCACTCACTGGTTGGTGCATTCCGGGGGCAAGAAGGTTATTGACGCCGTCAGCATCAACTTGGGTCTCACCGGTCATGACGTGCGACACACGACCGGCGTCCTACGGGACTTCGGGAACCTCTCCAGCGGCTCGTTCCTGTTCTCGTACATACGGCTGCTTGAAGAGGGCACGGCACGTCCGGGCGATTACAGCGTCCTCATGACTATGGGTCCCGGCTCCACGATCGAAGCCGCACTCGCGCGTTGGTAG
- a CDS encoding carboxymuconolactone decarboxylase family protein: MSVRREVMGDSFVDLALARTEGTESAELQRFVTEHVWGAVWTRPGLDRRSRSLLNLGMLTALRAHEELAGHVRGALANGLTREEIVEAIIHTAGYCGAPAALSAMRIVQQTFDTVTE; this comes from the coding sequence ATGTCGGTCCGCCGGGAGGTGATGGGCGATTCGTTCGTCGACCTGGCGCTGGCACGTACCGAAGGAACCGAGTCGGCCGAACTGCAGCGGTTCGTCACCGAACACGTCTGGGGTGCGGTATGGACTCGCCCCGGCCTGGACCGACGCAGCCGCAGTCTGCTCAATCTCGGGATGCTGACTGCGCTGCGAGCGCACGAGGAGCTCGCCGGCCATGTGCGTGGCGCACTCGCCAATGGCCTCACGCGCGAAGAGATCGTCGAGGCGATCATCCACACCGCCGGATATTGCGGTGCCCCCGCCGCACTTTCCGCCATGCGTATCGTGCAGCAGACTTTCGACACGGTCACCGAGTAG